Below is a window of Allomuricauda ruestringensis DSM 13258 DNA.
ACATTGGATATTTGGTCTGCGATAAACCATCCGAAAACTGCTTAAAGGCTTGAAATATGATTAAAGGCACCAACGAAAATGCGACCAAATCCAAATAGGGTAAAGCAAGTTCCACCACTTCTGGAGGCTGCTCCATGTGGTGTATCAAGGGTTTGGAAACTTGAATAAGTCCAAACAGGGACAATCCAAGTACCGTACAAAGTACCAAACCGTGTTTTAAGGCACTTTTACCCGCTGCCTGGTCCTTTGCCCCATCCGCTTCGGCCACCAAAGGGGTAATGGCAGTGGAGAAACCAATCCCGAGTGACATCGCAATAAAAACAAAACTATTGCCCAAAGAAACGGCTGCCAACTCTGCTGTACCCAGTTGCCCCACCATAATATTGTCCGCAAAAGCCACAAAAGTATGCCCCAACATCCCCAAAATAACGGGATAGGACAATTTTAGGTTATAGGCAAACTCTTTGGTGTAATTCTGAAACACAACGGATACTTAAAAAGGATGGCAAATATAGATAGATTGATGACAATTTCCATCCCTCCTTATGTTAGCTTAGAGATAAATTTTAAAGCATCTTGGCCTCTTCCCAAAACACATCCATTTCGGCCAAGGTCATATCCTTTATGGACTTTCCCGCTTCCTTGGCTTTTCCCTCCAAATATTGAAAGCGTTTTATAAATTTTTTATTGGTCCGTTCCAATGCATTTTCTGGATTGATTTTTAGAAAACGTGCATAATTCACCATAGAAAATAGCACATCTCCAAATTCGGATTCCATTTTATCAGCATTCTTGGCCTCCACCTCTTCTTGAAGCTCTCCCAACTCCTCTTTCAGCTTTTCAAAAACCTGCTCGGGCTTTTCCCAATCAAAACCCACACCTGAAACCTTATCTTGGATTCGGTTGGCCTTGACCAGCGATGGCAAACCATTGGGAACACCTTCCAGTACGCTTTTCTTGCCTTCCTTTAATTTGATGTTCTCCCAGTTTTGCTTTACCTCTTCTTCATTTTCCACTTTTACATCGCCATAAATGTGCGGGTGTCTGTTAATGAGTTTCTCGCAGATACCATTGGCCACATCGGCAATGTCAAAATCCTGTGTTTCGGAACCGATTTTGGCATAGAACACAATGTGCAATAAAATATCGCCCAGTTCTTTCTTCACCTCCTCCAAATCATTGTCGAGAATGGCATCGCCCAATTCGTAGGTTTCCTCAATGGTTAAATGGCGAAGCGTCTGCATGGTCTGCTTTTTGTCCCACGGGCATTGCTCGCGCAGTTCATCCATTATGGTCAAAAGACGGTCAAAAGCAGCCAACTGCTCCGATCTTGTGTTCATTTATTTCTATTTTGACCAAAAATACAAAGACCCCACATTAGAAAATCCATCATCAAAATTTACTTATGAAAAAATTCGTCATTTCGAGTGGTTTTTTGAACTGTAGGTCAAAAAATTGTATCGAGAAAAGAATTTTCTTACGCATAAACCTTGTTCTCGATACTTTTTCCTTCTGAAAAAACTCGAACTGACGGTTTATGAAAAGTATTCTTGTATTTTTCAACAAAGCATGTTTACGGAAAAATATTACTATCTTCAACGTCGTTTTTAGGCAAACCCCGGTAGAATGAAACATTTTTTTATTGCATTGCTCTTGGTGCCATTAATGGCTATTGGGCAGAAGGATAACCCTTACAAAAATGAGGTTAGGTTAATTCAGCAAAAAAATGATTCCCTTTGGGATTCTTCCAAGCCAACCATTGTTTTTACGGGAAGTTCCAGTATTCGGTTTTGGACAGATATACAGAAAAGGTTTCCAGAACATCAAGTGCTGAACACAGGTTTTGGGGGTTCCCAATTTTCCGATTTAGAACTTTATCTTGATGAATTGATTTTAAACTACAAGCCCGTAAAAGTATTTATTTATGAAGGTGACAACGATATTTTTGCGAAGAAAAGACCTCGAAAAATAGTAAAAACTGCCGAAGGCATCCTTGATAAACTCCAACAGAGAAATCCAGAAATGGAGATTGTATTAATATCGGCCAAACCGAGCATATCCAGATGGAAGTACCGCGGGAGATATAGACGTTTGAACCGCAAACTCGACAGATTGGCATCCGAAACAACGGGAATTGATTTTGTTGACGTTTGGTATCCGATGTTGGATAAAAGAAAAGTAAAACAAGACATCTTTATTGAAGATGGACTTCACATGAACGATAAAGGATATGACATCTGGTACGATGTTATCAAAAATTACATAGACTAAAACTAAACAAACGTGATTTACAGATCAATTTTGCTGTTCGTTGCAGTTATCTGCATGGCAGCTTGCCAAACCG
It encodes the following:
- the mazG gene encoding nucleoside triphosphate pyrophosphohydrolase codes for the protein MNTRSEQLAAFDRLLTIMDELREQCPWDKKQTMQTLRHLTIEETYELGDAILDNDLEEVKKELGDILLHIVFYAKIGSETQDFDIADVANGICEKLINRHPHIYGDVKVENEEEVKQNWENIKLKEGKKSVLEGVPNGLPSLVKANRIQDKVSGVGFDWEKPEQVFEKLKEELGELQEEVEAKNADKMESEFGDVLFSMVNYARFLKINPENALERTNKKFIKRFQYLEGKAKEAGKSIKDMTLAEMDVFWEEAKML
- a CDS encoding GDSL-type esterase/lipase family protein, coding for MKHFFIALLLVPLMAIGQKDNPYKNEVRLIQQKNDSLWDSSKPTIVFTGSSSIRFWTDIQKRFPEHQVLNTGFGGSQFSDLELYLDELILNYKPVKVFIYEGDNDIFAKKRPRKIVKTAEGILDKLQQRNPEMEIVLISAKPSISRWKYRGRYRRLNRKLDRLASETTGIDFVDVWYPMLDKRKVKQDIFIEDGLHMNDKGYDIWYDVIKNYID